The following proteins come from a genomic window of Chloroflexota bacterium:
- a CDS encoding biotin/lipoyl-binding protein, with amino-acid sequence MAVAVIFPKLDEAMTSGKIVRWLKNEGEQVEKGEIILEIESEKTSFELEAETSGILSNVMAQPGDEV; translated from the coding sequence ATGGCTGTGGCCGTAATCTTCCCCAAACTTGACGAGGCAATGACCAGCGGCAAAATCGTCCGCTGGCTCAAGAATGAGGGAGAGCAGGTGGAAAAAGGGGAAATCATTCTGGAGATTGAGAGCGAAAAGACTTCCTTCGAACTTGAAGCCGAAACTTCGGGTATTCTGAGCAACGTAATGGCCCAGCCGGGCGACGAGGTA